GTCGGGCTGCATGTCGATCAACTCGAAGTTGGCGTCCTCGAGCAGCGTGCGGGCAGGCCCGAGCGGCGTCTCGCCTCGACGGGCGCGGGGGTTGGTTATGACCAGGGCGCGCTTGGAATTCGACACGGGCGACTCGAGGGGTTGCGGAAGAGGTTGGAAACGAAGGTTGTGAGGAATTCAGTCATATCTATGCCGTGCGGGCAGCTTTGGAAGACCTTGCGGCGCGCCGACGCACGCGGGCCGTGGCGCCGCCCCAGGCCTGCCGCTATCGGTCCAGCTCGGGCAGGTAGGGGTCCGAATAGGTCCGGCGCAGTTTTTCTCCGATCTGGCAGTCGACCGGCGATTGAGCCGCGTTCTTGACCACGGCAGGCAGGTCCGCCCCGCTCACCTCCAGGATCAGCTTGCGGCGAATAGCGTTGGCGAATTCGGATGCGGCCCGCACCGGCAGGACAAAACTCCCCGGACCACCCGTCACGCATTCCGCGTAGTAGGCGTCGAGATCACCGACGCTCGGCGAGGGGCGTATCAGGATCGGCAGGCCGTTGATGGTGATGCCCTGTGAGATGGCTGCCTTGCGGGCCTCCACGACCGGGCCGCCGATATTGTTGGGGCCGTCCCCCGAGATGTCGATGACCTTCCGCGTTGCGCGGATGTCGTTTTCCTCGAGGCGCATGGCCGCGTGGCGCAAGGCGGCCGACACGGAGGTGCCCCGGAAGGTCGCCGCGGGCCGGCGCTCCAGCGTGTCGGCGAAGGCGTTGGCGCTCTCGGCCCCGTCGATGATGCGCCATTCCACTTGCGAGGAGGCGTGAACGCTGCCGGCCCATTCGAAATAGGTCAATGCGATGCGTCCGTTGGCTCCGTAGCCGATCGCCCGGATGAAATCGGGATGGCGCAGGGCGGCGACATAGCCCGCACGCTGCACGGCAAACTCCTCCGGATCCATCGAGCGGGAGATGTCGACGGCCAGCACCAGCTCCAGATCGACTGCCTGGTCGCCCGAAGCGGCGATCAGGCTCCCCGCCGGCGCGGACAGGACGGCGACCGCCGCGATTGGCAGGAGACGGCGCGCCAATACATGCAGGCTCCACATTTTTTGGCCCGTTCTGTCATCAGGCGGCAGGCACTTTATCATCAAATGTTGTAGCCCGCTGTCGGCGCGAGT
This portion of the Mesorhizobium shangrilense genome encodes:
- a CDS encoding DUF1194 domain-containing protein; this translates as MARRLLPIAAVAVLSAPAGSLIAASGDQAVDLELVLAVDISRSMDPEEFAVQRAGYVAALRHPDFIRAIGYGANGRIALTYFEWAGSVHASSQVEWRIIDGAESANAFADTLERRPAATFRGTSVSAALRHAAMRLEENDIRATRKVIDISGDGPNNIGGPVVEARKAAISQGITINGLPILIRPSPSVGDLDAYYAECVTGGPGSFVLPVRAASEFANAIRRKLILEVSGADLPAVVKNAAQSPVDCQIGEKLRRTYSDPYLPELDR